A window of the Streptomyces luomodiensis genome harbors these coding sequences:
- the glpX gene encoding class II fructose-bisphosphatase has protein sequence MTEHHLPSQLEVSPEAPDRNLALELVRVTEAGAMASGRWVGRGDKNGADGAAVKAMRSLVHTVSMNGVVVIGEGEKDEAPMLFNGERVGDGTGPECDVAVDPVDGTTLTAKGMANAVSVLAVAERGTMFDPSAVFYMDKLVTGPEAAEFVDITAPPGVNIRRIAKAKKSSPEDVTVVVLDRPRHEGIVKEIREAGARIKFISDGDVAGAIMAARESTGVDLLLGIGGTPEGIIAACAIKCLGGTIQAKLWPKDDEERQRALDAGHDLDKVLETDDLVSGDNVFFVATGITDGDLLRGVRYRAETATTQSLVMRSKSGTIRQIDSTHRLAKLRAYASVDFERPS, from the coding sequence ATGACCGAGCATCATCTGCCGTCCCAGCTCGAGGTCAGCCCCGAGGCTCCCGATCGCAACCTCGCCCTGGAGCTCGTCCGGGTCACCGAGGCGGGCGCCATGGCCTCCGGCCGCTGGGTGGGCCGTGGCGACAAGAACGGCGCGGACGGCGCCGCGGTCAAGGCCATGCGCTCCCTCGTGCACACCGTCTCGATGAACGGCGTCGTCGTCATCGGGGAAGGGGAGAAGGACGAGGCCCCGATGCTCTTCAACGGTGAGCGCGTGGGCGACGGCACCGGCCCGGAGTGCGATGTGGCCGTGGACCCGGTGGACGGCACCACGCTCACCGCGAAGGGCATGGCCAACGCCGTCTCCGTGCTCGCGGTCGCCGAGCGGGGCACCATGTTCGACCCGTCGGCCGTCTTCTACATGGACAAGCTCGTCACCGGCCCCGAAGCCGCCGAGTTCGTCGACATCACCGCGCCCCCCGGTGTGAACATCCGCCGGATCGCCAAGGCCAAGAAGTCCAGCCCCGAGGACGTCACCGTGGTGGTCCTCGACCGCCCTCGCCACGAGGGCATCGTCAAGGAGATCCGGGAGGCGGGCGCCCGGATCAAGTTCATCTCCGACGGCGATGTGGCCGGCGCGATCATGGCCGCGCGCGAGAGCACCGGCGTGGACCTGCTGCTGGGCATCGGCGGTACGCCGGAGGGCATCATCGCGGCCTGTGCGATCAAGTGCCTCGGCGGCACCATCCAGGCCAAGCTGTGGCCCAAGGACGACGAGGAGCGGCAGCGCGCCCTCGACGCGGGCCATGACCTCGACAAGGTGCTCGAGACCGACGATCTGGTCAGCGGCGACAATGTGTTCTTCGTCGCCACCGGCATCACCGACGGGGATCTGCTGCGCGGGGTGCGGTACCGCGCGGAGACCGCCACCACCCAGTCACTGGTCATGCGGTCCAAGTCGGGCACCATCCGGCAGATCGACTCCACCCACCGGCTGGCCAAGCTGCGCGCCTACGCCTCGGTCGACTTCGAACGGCCGAGCTGA
- a CDS encoding fumarate hydratase, which produces MPEFAYSDLLPLGEDTTPYRLVTSEGVSTFEADGRTFLKVEPEALRRLAAEAMHDISHYLRPAHLAQLRRILDDPEASANDRFVALDLLKNANIAAAGVLPMCQDTGTAIVMGKRGQNVLTEGGDEEALSRGVYDAYTKLNLRYSQMAPLTMWEEKNTGSNLPAQIELYATDGGAYKFLFMAKGGGSANKSFLYQETKAVLNEASMMKFLEEKIRSLGTAACPPYHLAIVVGGTSAEYALKTAKYASAHYLDELPTEGSPTGHGFRDKELEEKVFELTQKIGIGAQFGGKYFCHDVRVVRLPRHGASCPVAIAVSCSADRQALAKITPEGVFLEQLETDPARFLPETTDEQLDETDVVRIDLNRPMDEIRAELTKHPVKTRLSLTGPLVVARDIAHAKIKERLDAGEEMPQYLRDHAVYYAGPAKTPEGYASGSFGPTTAGRMDAYVEQFQAAGGSMVMLAKGNRSQQVTAACNAHGGFYLGSIGGPAARLAQDCIKKVEVLEYEELGMEAVWKIEVEDFPAFIVVDDKGNDFFTDPGPAQPFVTSIPVRPGA; this is translated from the coding sequence ATGCCTGAGTTTGCCTATTCGGACCTGCTGCCCCTGGGAGAGGACACCACGCCCTACCGCCTGGTGACCTCCGAGGGCGTGAGCACCTTCGAGGCCGATGGGCGCACCTTCCTGAAGGTCGAGCCGGAGGCGCTGCGCAGGCTCGCGGCCGAGGCGATGCACGACATCTCGCACTACCTGCGCCCCGCCCACCTGGCCCAGCTGCGCCGCATCCTCGACGACCCGGAGGCCAGCGCCAACGACCGCTTCGTCGCGCTGGACCTGCTGAAGAACGCCAACATCGCGGCGGCCGGGGTGCTCCCGATGTGCCAGGACACCGGCACCGCGATCGTCATGGGCAAGCGCGGGCAGAACGTGCTCACCGAAGGCGGCGACGAGGAGGCCCTCTCGCGCGGCGTCTACGACGCGTACACCAAGCTGAATCTGCGGTACTCCCAGATGGCCCCGCTGACCATGTGGGAGGAGAAGAACACCGGCTCCAACCTGCCCGCGCAGATCGAGCTGTACGCGACCGACGGCGGTGCGTACAAGTTCCTCTTCATGGCCAAGGGCGGCGGCTCGGCCAACAAGTCCTTCCTCTACCAGGAGACGAAGGCGGTGCTGAACGAGGCATCGATGATGAAGTTCCTGGAGGAGAAGATCCGCTCGCTGGGCACGGCCGCCTGCCCGCCGTACCACCTGGCGATCGTGGTCGGCGGCACCAGCGCCGAGTACGCGCTGAAGACCGCGAAGTACGCCTCCGCGCACTACCTGGACGAGCTGCCCACCGAAGGCTCCCCGACCGGCCACGGCTTCCGCGACAAGGAGCTGGAGGAGAAGGTCTTCGAGCTCACGCAGAAGATCGGGATCGGCGCGCAGTTCGGCGGCAAGTACTTCTGCCATGACGTCCGGGTCGTCCGGCTGCCGCGCCACGGCGCCTCCTGCCCGGTCGCCATCGCGGTCTCCTGCTCCGCCGACCGCCAGGCGCTCGCCAAGATCACGCCGGAGGGCGTCTTCCTGGAGCAGCTGGAGACCGACCCGGCGCGCTTCCTGCCGGAGACGACGGACGAGCAGCTGGACGAGACCGACGTGGTACGGATCGACCTCAACCGGCCCATGGACGAGATCCGCGCCGAGCTGACCAAGCACCCCGTCAAGACCCGGCTCTCGCTGACCGGTCCGCTGGTCGTGGCGCGCGACATCGCGCACGCGAAGATCAAGGAGCGGCTGGACGCGGGCGAGGAGATGCCGCAGTACCTGCGCGACCACGCGGTCTACTACGCGGGCCCGGCCAAGACCCCCGAGGGTTACGCCTCCGGCTCCTTCGGGCCGACGACGGCGGGCCGGATGGACGCGTACGTCGAGCAGTTCCAGGCGGCGGGCGGCTCGATGGTCATGCTGGCCAAGGGCAACCGCTCCCAGCAGGTGACGGCGGCGTGCAACGCCCACGGCGGCTTCTACCTGGGCTCGATCGGCGGCCCGGCCGCACGGCTGGCCCAGGACTGCATCAAGAAGGTCGAGGTCCTCGAGTACGAGGAGCTGGGCATGGAGGCGGTCTGGAAGATCGAGGTCGAGGACTTCCCGGCGTTCATCGTGGTGGACGACAAGGGGAACGACTTCTTCACGGACCCGGGTCCGGCCCAGCCGTTCGTGACGAGCATCCCGGTGCGGCCCGGGGCCTGA
- a CDS encoding DUF4245 domain-containing protein codes for MRGKETVRDMVLSLAAIGVVAAAIYLFGIPHDEGAEDAGVKTVDYRVELDTARRAAPYPVAAPDPGSLPEGWRATSVTYRPAAAEDGAVWHLGFLDPEKEYVAVEQSDGKPVPFVEDVTQQARETTRTQRIDGKEWVRYEGDKYDALVRKEPGVTTVVTGTASYGQLTKMAAALTEKKG; via the coding sequence ATGCGTGGCAAAGAGACGGTCCGGGACATGGTGCTGTCGCTGGCGGCGATCGGCGTCGTCGCGGCGGCCATCTACCTCTTCGGAATTCCGCATGACGAGGGCGCCGAGGACGCCGGGGTGAAGACGGTGGACTACCGCGTGGAGCTGGACACGGCCCGCCGCGCCGCCCCCTATCCGGTGGCCGCCCCCGACCCCGGGAGCCTGCCCGAGGGCTGGCGCGCGACCTCGGTGACCTACCGCCCCGCCGCCGCGGAGGACGGCGCGGTGTGGCACCTCGGCTTCCTCGACCCGGAGAAGGAGTACGTCGCGGTCGAGCAGAGCGACGGCAAGCCCGTGCCGTTCGTGGAGGACGTCACCCAGCAGGCGCGGGAGACGACGCGGACGCAGCGGATCGACGGCAAGGAGTGGGTCCGCTACGAGGGCGACAAGTACGACGCGCTGGTGCGCAAGGAGCCGGGCGTGACCACGGTGGTCACCGGGACGGCGTCGTACGGACAGCTGACGAAGATGGCCGCCGCGCTCACCGAGAAGAAGGGCTGA
- a CDS encoding DUF1707 SHOCT-like domain-containing protein has translation MDEQQRVPLTKSAPVPAPAPAVTPEAELRASDADRDRIADILREALAEGRLQPEEHAERIDAVYRAKTLGELEPLVRDLPAAPVRGAASAPVREAAAERPRTLPQSENLMAIFGGSVRKGRWRVRPRTNALAVFGGVEIDLTEAVFEQQEIVIHVVAVFGGVEIKVPENVSLRSSGSGVFGGFDVKTYEAQDPDAPVIHVTGFAVFGGVEAKPKRGKRLKNLRA, from the coding sequence GTGGATGAGCAGCAGCGCGTGCCCCTGACCAAGTCCGCCCCCGTTCCCGCACCCGCGCCCGCGGTGACCCCGGAGGCGGAGCTCCGCGCGTCCGACGCGGACCGCGACCGGATCGCGGACATCCTGCGGGAGGCCCTCGCCGAAGGGCGGCTCCAGCCCGAGGAGCACGCCGAGCGGATCGACGCGGTCTACCGCGCCAAGACCCTGGGCGAGCTGGAGCCCTTGGTGCGCGATCTGCCCGCCGCGCCCGTCCGTGGCGCCGCCTCGGCGCCGGTCCGCGAGGCGGCGGCCGAGCGGCCGCGCACCCTGCCCCAGTCGGAGAACCTGATGGCGATCTTCGGCGGGTCGGTGCGCAAGGGCCGCTGGCGGGTCCGGCCCCGCACGAACGCCCTGGCGGTCTTCGGCGGTGTGGAAATCGACCTGACCGAGGCGGTGTTCGAGCAGCAGGAGATCGTCATCCATGTGGTGGCCGTCTTCGGCGGGGTGGAGATCAAGGTTCCGGAGAACGTCTCGCTGCGCAGTTCGGGCTCGGGCGTCTTCGGCGGCTTCGACGTCAAGACGTACGAGGCGCAGGACCCCGACGCACCGGTGATCCATGTCACCGGTTTCGCGGTCTTCGGCGGCGTGGAGGCCAAGCCCAAGCGGGGGAAGCGGCTGAAGAACCTGCGCGCGTGA
- a CDS encoding bifunctional polysaccharide deacetylase/glycosyltransferase family 2 protein encodes MTFPTPKLPTKLAAPKLRPPALRTVRLRKLRTRTRMVLALATLLALVCALLLDGYLDAEIGNDARVHRSHASRTVPDRLRKGGPVITFDRTGKATEHAIPAKTIALTFDDGPDPRWTPEILGVLRRHKVRGTFFVLGQMVIRHPELVRRMRAAGHEVGVHTFSHVDLSYQDKGRMDRELAQSQLALAGAAGITSSLFRAPYASKVRALDDRTWPVQQHIGSKGYISAFVDADSEDWQRPPVKEIVQNATPPGTKGASVLFHDAGGNRARTVKALGQYIERMRKKGYSFTTVTGALGAHSANHPARTVRIWEGRVLIWAAAFTHGALPVLMGLLGLVGLSVIGRLLLMVVLAWWHRRSRERRRWRRVQEVGDPVTVIVPAYNEKECIANTLTSLAASTHPIEILVVDDGSTDGTADIAEAMGLPNVRVLRQANAGKPAALNRGIAHATHELIVMMDGDTVFEPTTVRELVRPFADSRVGAVAGNAKVGNRGKLIGAWQHIEYVMGFNLDRRMYDLLRCMPTIPGAIGAFRRRALLEAGGMSADTLAEDTDITIALHRAGWRVVYQEHARAWTEAPGSLGQLWKQRYRWSYGTMQALWKHRRSLIDRGPSGRFGRVGMPLVVLFQILTPLCAPLIDLFTLYGVIFLDPVRSLLAWGALLLVQLLGAAYAFRLDRESYRALAALPLQQIAYRQLMYLVLLHSCVTAATGALLPWQKLKRTGEVETPRAPEAVR; translated from the coding sequence ATCACGTTCCCGACCCCCAAGCTGCCGACCAAGCTCGCCGCCCCCAAGCTCCGCCCGCCCGCCCTCCGTACCGTCAGGCTGCGCAAGCTCCGCACCCGTACCCGGATGGTGCTCGCCCTCGCGACCCTCCTCGCGCTGGTATGCGCGCTGCTGCTGGACGGCTATCTGGACGCCGAGATCGGCAACGACGCCCGGGTGCACCGCTCACACGCCTCCCGTACCGTCCCCGACCGGTTGCGCAAGGGCGGTCCGGTGATCACCTTCGACCGGACCGGGAAGGCCACCGAGCACGCCATCCCGGCCAAGACCATCGCGCTGACCTTCGACGACGGCCCGGACCCCCGCTGGACCCCGGAGATCCTCGGCGTGCTGCGCCGCCACAAGGTGCGGGGCACCTTCTTCGTGCTGGGCCAGATGGTGATCCGCCATCCGGAGCTGGTCCGCCGAATGCGGGCCGCGGGCCATGAGGTCGGGGTGCACACCTTCTCCCATGTCGACCTGTCGTACCAGGACAAGGGGCGCATGGACCGCGAACTGGCCCAGTCCCAGCTGGCCCTGGCCGGTGCGGCGGGCATCACCAGCTCGCTGTTCCGGGCGCCGTACGCCTCCAAGGTCCGCGCGCTGGACGACCGTACCTGGCCGGTGCAGCAGCACATCGGCTCCAAGGGCTACATCAGCGCCTTCGTGGACGCCGACAGCGAGGACTGGCAGCGGCCCCCGGTGAAGGAGATCGTCCAGAACGCCACTCCCCCGGGCACCAAGGGCGCGTCCGTGCTCTTCCACGACGCGGGCGGCAACCGCGCGCGGACCGTGAAGGCCCTGGGGCAGTACATCGAACGGATGCGGAAGAAGGGCTACTCCTTCACCACCGTCACCGGTGCGCTCGGCGCCCACAGCGCCAACCACCCGGCCCGCACGGTGCGGATCTGGGAGGGCCGGGTGCTGATCTGGGCCGCCGCGTTCACCCACGGCGCCCTGCCGGTGCTGATGGGGCTGCTGGGCCTGGTGGGCCTCTCGGTGATCGGGCGGCTGCTGCTGATGGTGGTCCTGGCCTGGTGGCACCGGCGCTCCCGGGAGCGGCGGCGCTGGAGGCGGGTGCAGGAGGTGGGTGATCCGGTGACCGTGATCGTGCCCGCGTACAACGAGAAGGAGTGCATCGCCAACACCCTCACGTCGCTGGCCGCGTCCACCCATCCGATCGAGATCCTGGTCGTGGACGACGGCTCGACCGATGGCACCGCCGATATCGCGGAGGCGATGGGGCTGCCCAACGTGCGGGTGCTGCGCCAGGCCAACGCGGGCAAACCGGCCGCGCTCAACCGGGGCATCGCCCATGCCACCCACGAGCTGATCGTGATGATGGACGGCGACACCGTCTTCGAGCCCACCACCGTCCGTGAGCTGGTCCGTCCGTTCGCCGACTCACGGGTGGGCGCGGTCGCGGGCAACGCCAAGGTCGGCAACCGGGGCAAGCTGATCGGCGCCTGGCAGCACATCGAGTACGTGATGGGCTTCAACCTCGACCGGCGGATGTACGACCTGCTGCGCTGCATGCCCACCATCCCCGGCGCGATCGGCGCCTTCCGCCGCCGGGCGCTGCTGGAGGCCGGGGGCATGAGCGCGGACACCCTGGCCGAGGACACCGACATCACCATCGCCCTGCACCGGGCCGGCTGGCGGGTGGTCTACCAGGAGCACGCCCGCGCCTGGACCGAGGCGCCCGGCTCCCTCGGCCAGTTGTGGAAGCAGCGCTACCGCTGGTCCTACGGCACCATGCAGGCGCTGTGGAAGCACCGCCGCTCGCTGATCGACCGGGGTCCCTCGGGGCGGTTCGGCCGGGTGGGGATGCCGCTGGTGGTGCTCTTTCAGATCCTCACCCCGCTGTGCGCACCGCTGATCGACCTCTTCACCCTCTACGGGGTGATCTTCCTGGACCCGGTGCGCTCGCTGCTGGCCTGGGGCGCCCTGCTGCTGGTGCAGCTGCTGGGCGCGGCGTACGCGTTCCGGCTGGACCGGGAGTCCTACCGGGCGCTGGCCGCGCTGCCGTTGCAGCAGATCGCCTACCGGCAGCTGATGTATCTGGTGCTGCTGCACTCCTGTGTCACCGCGGCGACCGGCGCCCTGCTGCCGTGGCAGAAGCTCAAGCGCACGGGCGAGGTGGAGACGCCGCGGGCGCCGGAGGCCGTACGGTGA
- a CDS encoding WhiB family transcriptional regulator, with the protein MLQPHQPLLEAAVPPQRVPARDQAGPWHSEAVCRRDEAGLFFAPSKEPTAARLSREEAAKRVCARCPVMVECREHALLQPEPYGVWGGLTAAERRVVLARRRRREAELQRAVRVAAAG; encoded by the coding sequence GTGCTGCAACCGCATCAGCCCCTGCTGGAAGCCGCCGTGCCCCCGCAGCGCGTCCCCGCGCGGGATCAGGCCGGACCCTGGCACTCGGAGGCGGTGTGCCGACGGGACGAGGCCGGACTGTTCTTCGCTCCCTCCAAGGAGCCCACGGCTGCCAGGCTGTCGCGGGAGGAGGCAGCCAAGCGCGTCTGTGCACGCTGCCCGGTCATGGTCGAGTGCCGGGAGCACGCGCTGCTCCAGCCCGAGCCGTACGGCGTATGGGGCGGGCTGACCGCGGCCGAGCGCCGGGTCGTGCTGGCCCGCCGCCGGCGCCGGGAGGCGGAGCTGCAGCGCGCGGTGCGGGTCGCCGCCGCGGGCTGA
- the xseA gene encoding exodeoxyribonuclease VII large subunit encodes MAVNTSAEAPIPVGEVSRLIGGWIDRLGAVWVEGQITQLSRRPGAGVVFLTLRDPSYDISLTVTCFRAVFDKIADTVAEGARVVVHAKPEWYAPRGQLSLRAAEIRPVGVGELLARLERLKKALAAEGLFAADRKKPLPFLPQLIGLVCGRASAAERDVLENARLRWPAVRFEVRNVAVQGVHAVPQVIEAVKELDALPAVDVIVVARGGGSVEDLLPFSDEQLVRAVAACRTPVVSAIGHEPDSPLLDLVADLRASTPTDAAKKIVPDVGEELLRIQQLRERALRTVHGLLDREERGLAAALGRPCMRQPHRMVDEREERITSALERARRCLGHLLDRADSELAHTQARVVALSPAATLRRGYAVLQHPDGSVVRAADEVTEGEELRARVAEGEFRVRAAVGPAEAVGPAE; translated from the coding sequence ATGGCTGTCAACACGTCCGCGGAAGCGCCGATCCCGGTCGGCGAGGTCTCCCGGCTGATCGGGGGCTGGATCGACCGGCTCGGCGCGGTGTGGGTCGAAGGGCAGATCACCCAGCTGTCCCGGCGCCCCGGCGCCGGTGTGGTGTTCCTGACCCTGCGCGACCCGAGTTACGACATCTCGCTGACCGTCACCTGCTTCCGCGCCGTCTTCGACAAGATCGCGGACACGGTCGCCGAGGGCGCGCGGGTCGTGGTCCACGCCAAGCCGGAGTGGTACGCACCGCGCGGCCAGCTGTCCCTGCGGGCCGCCGAGATCCGCCCGGTGGGGGTGGGCGAGCTGCTCGCGCGGCTCGAGCGGCTGAAGAAGGCGCTGGCGGCGGAGGGGCTCTTCGCGGCCGACCGCAAGAAGCCGCTGCCCTTTCTGCCGCAGCTGATAGGGCTGGTCTGCGGGCGCGCCTCGGCCGCCGAGCGCGATGTGCTGGAGAACGCGCGGCTGCGCTGGCCCGCCGTCCGCTTCGAGGTGCGCAATGTGGCGGTGCAGGGGGTGCACGCGGTGCCGCAGGTGATCGAGGCGGTCAAGGAGCTGGACGCGCTGCCGGCCGTGGATGTGATCGTGGTGGCGCGCGGCGGCGGCAGTGTGGAGGACCTGCTGCCGTTCTCCGATGAGCAGCTGGTGCGGGCGGTGGCGGCGTGCCGTACGCCGGTGGTCTCCGCGATCGGCCATGAACCGGACTCGCCACTGCTCGACCTGGTCGCCGATCTGCGCGCCTCCACGCCCACCGACGCGGCGAAGAAGATCGTCCCGGATGTGGGCGAGGAACTGCTGCGCATCCAGCAGCTGCGGGAGCGCGCGCTGCGCACGGTGCACGGGCTGCTGGACCGGGAGGAGCGGGGGCTGGCCGCCGCGCTGGGCCGGCCGTGCATGCGGCAGCCGCACCGCATGGTGGACGAGCGCGAGGAGCGGATCACGTCCGCGCTGGAGCGCGCCCGCCGCTGCCTGGGACACCTGCTGGACCGGGCCGACTCCGAGCTGGCCCACACCCAGGCCCGGGTGGTGGCCCTCTCCCCCGCCGCGACGCTGCGGCGCGGCTATGCGGTGCTCCAGCACCCCGACGGCTCGGTGGTGCGGGCGGCCGACGAGGTCACGGAGGGCGAGGAGCTGCGGGCGCGGGTCGCCGAGGGCGAGTTCCGGGTGCGGGCGGCTGTCGGACCCGCCGAAGCTGTCGGACCCGCCGAATAG
- a CDS encoding malonic semialdehyde reductase, with protein MTLALDPAAQDLLFREARTANTFTDEPVTDEQVQAIYDLIKYGPTAFNQSPLRIVLVRSAEARERLVPHMAEGNRPKTASAPLVAILAADNEFHEELPALFPHFPQAKDVFFAERPAREEAAGLNAALQAGYFILGVRAAGLAAGPMTGFDPAGVQKEFLDDDHTPLMVINIGKPGQDAWFPRGPRLDYDQVITTV; from the coding sequence ATGACTCTCGCTCTCGACCCCGCCGCCCAGGACCTGCTCTTCCGGGAGGCCCGCACCGCCAACACCTTCACCGACGAGCCGGTGACCGATGAGCAGGTGCAGGCGATCTACGACCTGATCAAGTACGGGCCGACCGCGTTCAACCAGTCGCCGCTGCGCATCGTGCTGGTCCGCTCCGCCGAGGCCCGTGAGCGCCTGGTCCCGCACATGGCCGAGGGCAACCGGCCCAAGACCGCCAGCGCCCCACTGGTCGCGATCCTTGCCGCGGACAACGAGTTCCACGAGGAGCTGCCCGCCCTCTTCCCGCACTTCCCGCAGGCCAAGGACGTCTTCTTCGCCGAGCGCCCCGCCCGTGAGGAGGCCGCGGGGCTCAACGCCGCGCTCCAGGCCGGTTACTTCATCCTGGGTGTCCGTGCCGCCGGTCTCGCCGCCGGCCCGATGACCGGTTTCGACCCGGCCGGGGTCCAGAAGGAGTTCCTGGACGACGACCACACCCCGCTGATGGTCATCAACATCGGCAAACCGGGCCAGGACGCCTGGTTCCCGCGCGGCCCCCGCCTGGACTACGACCAGGTCATCACCACGGTCTGA
- a CDS encoding exodeoxyribonuclease VII small subunit, giving the protein MSKTQGQTDEQAEQAEGAEGADRAETTLGYEQARDELVEVVRRLEAGGTSLEDSLALWERGEELAKVCRHWLEGARARLDAALAEGAAETPDGPGTTAEG; this is encoded by the coding sequence ATGTCGAAGACGCAGGGGCAGACGGACGAGCAGGCCGAGCAGGCCGAAGGGGCCGAAGGGGCCGACCGGGCGGAGACGACGCTCGGCTATGAGCAGGCGCGCGACGAGCTGGTGGAGGTGGTGCGCCGGCTGGAGGCGGGCGGCACCAGCCTGGAGGATTCACTCGCCCTGTGGGAGCGGGGCGAGGAGCTGGCAAAGGTCTGCCGCCACTGGCTGGAGGGCGCACGGGCGCGGCTGGACGCGGCACTGGCCGAAGGGGCGGCCGAGACCCCGGACGGCCCCGGAACCACCGCCGAGGGCTGA
- a CDS encoding chitinase, translating to MRASPRMSGIAVAGAVVCATIAVWAGHHKPSAEPHAAPSRPPATQPPAPRQPADFVPYVNAWADAGDEGDAGGAGGAGYDMAAAAARGVKEFTLGFVVAGDGCAPVWDGGTPLDDQALELRIEDVRRTGGEVRISFGGAEGTELATVCTDVPELASAYAEVIERYQATKVDFDLEGDALVNTEATARRAQALALIQRTHEGLNISYTLPAMPDGLTPQSVAQLEAVKQEGVILSSVNIMAMNYSGDHTGDMGDYAIQAATATQARLREVFGMSDAAAWKMLAVTPMIGVNDVTGEIFTLEDASGLARFAADNGIGRLSMWSAERDQPCTPETSPSAAPTDPTADPTAGTPGAEQSQNAVPNTRCSGVAQRPGAFEAALRG from the coding sequence ATGAGGGCCAGCCCCCGCATGAGCGGAATCGCCGTGGCCGGCGCGGTGGTCTGCGCCACCATCGCCGTATGGGCGGGACACCACAAACCGTCGGCCGAGCCGCACGCCGCGCCCTCCCGGCCACCGGCGACACAGCCCCCCGCGCCGCGGCAGCCCGCCGACTTCGTGCCGTACGTCAACGCCTGGGCGGACGCGGGGGACGAGGGGGACGCGGGGGGCGCGGGAGGCGCGGGGTACGACATGGCCGCCGCGGCGGCGCGCGGGGTCAAGGAGTTCACGCTGGGCTTCGTCGTCGCCGGTGACGGCTGCGCTCCGGTGTGGGACGGCGGCACCCCGCTCGACGACCAGGCGCTGGAGCTACGGATCGAGGACGTCCGCCGGACCGGCGGCGAGGTGCGGATCTCCTTCGGCGGCGCCGAGGGCACGGAGCTCGCCACCGTCTGCACCGACGTCCCCGAACTGGCCTCCGCCTACGCCGAGGTGATCGAGCGTTACCAGGCGACCAAGGTCGACTTCGACCTGGAGGGCGACGCGCTGGTCAACACCGAGGCCACCGCCCGGCGCGCCCAGGCGCTGGCGCTGATCCAGCGCACCCACGAGGGCCTGAACATCTCCTACACCCTGCCCGCCATGCCCGACGGGTTGACCCCGCAGAGCGTCGCCCAGCTGGAGGCCGTCAAACAGGAGGGGGTCATCCTCTCGTCCGTCAACATCATGGCGATGAACTACAGCGGTGACCACACCGGTGACATGGGCGACTACGCCATCCAGGCGGCCACCGCCACCCAGGCCCGGCTCCGCGAGGTGTTCGGCATGTCCGACGCCGCCGCCTGGAAGATGCTCGCCGTGACACCGATGATCGGGGTCAACGACGTCACCGGCGAGATCTTCACCCTGGAGGACGCGTCCGGTCTGGCGCGGTTCGCCGCGGACAACGGGATCGGACGGCTGTCGATGTGGTCCGCCGAACGCGACCAGCCGTGCACCCCGGAGACGTCCCCGTCCGCGGCCCCCACCGACCCCACGGCCGACCCCACGGCCGGCACCCCGGGCGCCGAGCAGAGCCAGAACGCCGTCCCGAACACCCGCTGTAGCGGTGTCGCCCAGCGCCCCGGCGCCTTCGAGGCGGCGCTGAGGGGCTGA